In a single window of the Thermoanaerobaculia bacterium genome:
- a CDS encoding MBL fold metallo-hydrolase, giving the protein MQRLTFLGASGTVTGSRYLLETDRNTILVDCGLFQGGSALRAKNWEPLPTDVSKIRAILLTHAHIDHTGYLPRLVRQGYTGPVYCSAPTKALLRYLLPDAGRLQEEEAQYANQKGYSRHKPAEPLFTEEDANRALNLLSPIPFDSPSRILTGIEFSFHRVGHIIGAAFIRVQAGAASVLFSGDVGRRDVPILKDPEPILAASTLLLESTYGDRTHGDESPLAALERVVCDVVARKGMLLIPAFAVGRTQEILYYLRQLQREKKIPDDLPIWVDSPMAVSAVEIYRDFTSEHDLETRELEDENVSPIDGRWVHLMRTVDESKSLNRMGGPGVIISASGMLNGGRILHHLRVRLPDPSTTLLFVGYQAEETLGRAIENGATVARIHGEDVPVRARIEKIPSLSAHADQGELLEWISKIPEPPRRTFLVHGEDPARRALADRIRAELRFDVTLPVQNQTEDLP; this is encoded by the coding sequence ATGCAGCGCCTGACGTTTCTGGGGGCGAGCGGCACGGTGACCGGGTCGCGCTACCTTCTCGAAACCGACCGGAACACGATCCTCGTCGACTGCGGCCTGTTCCAGGGAGGATCCGCCCTCCGCGCGAAGAACTGGGAGCCGCTTCCGACGGACGTGTCGAAGATCCGGGCCATCCTCCTGACGCACGCGCACATCGACCACACGGGATACCTGCCGCGCCTCGTCCGGCAGGGGTACACCGGCCCCGTCTACTGCTCCGCGCCGACGAAAGCGCTGCTCCGCTACCTTCTTCCCGACGCCGGCCGCCTCCAGGAGGAAGAAGCCCAGTACGCGAACCAGAAAGGCTATTCGCGCCACAAGCCGGCCGAACCGCTTTTCACGGAAGAGGACGCCAACCGCGCGCTGAACCTCCTCTCCCCCATCCCCTTCGACTCCCCCTCGAGAATCCTGACGGGCATCGAGTTCTCGTTCCACCGCGTCGGCCACATCATCGGCGCCGCCTTCATCCGCGTGCAGGCGGGAGCCGCGTCCGTCCTCTTCTCGGGAGACGTCGGCCGCCGCGACGTCCCCATCCTGAAGGACCCGGAACCGATCCTCGCGGCGAGCACCCTCCTCCTCGAGTCGACCTACGGCGATCGCACGCACGGCGACGAGTCCCCGCTCGCCGCTCTCGAGCGCGTCGTCTGCGACGTCGTCGCGCGAAAGGGGATGCTCCTCATTCCGGCGTTCGCGGTCGGACGCACCCAGGAGATCCTCTATTACCTTCGCCAGCTGCAGCGGGAAAAGAAGATTCCCGACGACCTGCCCATCTGGGTCGATTCCCCGATGGCGGTCTCCGCGGTCGAGATCTACCGCGACTTCACTTCCGAGCACGATCTCGAAACGCGCGAGCTCGAGGACGAGAACGTCTCGCCGATCGACGGCCGGTGGGTGCACCTCATGCGGACGGTGGACGAATCGAAGAGCCTCAACCGCATGGGCGGCCCGGGCGTGATCATCTCCGCCTCCGGGATGCTCAACGGCGGCCGGATCCTGCACCACCTCCGCGTGCGCCTCCCCGACCCCTCGACGACGCTCCTCTTCGTCGGGTACCAGGCGGAGGAAACGCTCGGCCGCGCGATCGAGAACGGCGCGACCGTCGCGCGGATCCACGGCGAGGACGTGCCCGTGCGCGCGCGGATCGAGAAGATCCCGTCGCTTTCGGCGCACGCCGACCAGGGCGAGCTCCTCGAATGGATCTCGAAGATCCCCGAGCCGCCGCGCCGGACCTTCCTCGTCCACGGAGAAGACCCGGCGCGCCGCGCGCTCGCCGACCGGATTCGCGCCGAGCTCCGCTTCGACGTCACGCTGCCCGTTCAGAACCAGACGGAGGATCTGCCGTGA
- a CDS encoding YihY family inner membrane protein, whose product MNDGRGGLRRVRRVLVQTLKGFYADRGDDLAASLTFSTLVMAVPLVATLAMLLATFFRQNDRAILDAINFALPYQSARITANLREFIDSAKAVSGIGLIALLATSLRLIFIIENTVNHVWGAPKRKRLLARVATYTMGLFIGALLIGELLTGLAELRKRLAFESLFTSAVVDRFFATLVVAAALTLLYKFIPNAPVSWPSAAFAAGIVALLLRVIKVGFALYFRLFPTINIIYGSLSLVLLLLIALFLFWELVLAGVELTFVLDAGRIATLSREGEGRAELAVRLLLRAAKSPARLEDLQRDLGRPSGEIDPLAAQLREDGLLDGAREEAFHVALPLGEIPLSRVVTAVSPDLLCVGPEGADRVARILRRSFRKLTAERDFVLNVTLGDIAGRR is encoded by the coding sequence GTGAACGACGGCCGCGGCGGGCTCCGGAGGGTTCGCCGCGTTCTCGTCCAGACCCTGAAGGGCTTCTACGCCGACCGCGGCGACGATCTCGCCGCCTCCCTCACGTTCTCGACGCTCGTCATGGCGGTGCCGCTCGTCGCGACGCTCGCCATGCTCCTCGCGACGTTCTTCCGCCAGAACGACCGCGCGATCCTCGACGCGATCAACTTCGCTCTGCCTTACCAGAGCGCGCGGATCACCGCGAACCTGCGGGAGTTCATCGACTCCGCCAAAGCGGTCTCGGGAATCGGGCTCATCGCGCTCCTCGCGACGTCTCTCCGCCTCATCTTCATCATCGAGAACACGGTCAATCACGTGTGGGGGGCGCCGAAGCGCAAGCGCCTCCTCGCACGGGTCGCGACCTACACGATGGGACTCTTCATCGGGGCGCTCCTGATCGGCGAGCTCCTGACCGGCCTCGCCGAGCTGCGGAAACGCCTCGCTTTCGAGAGCCTCTTCACGTCGGCGGTCGTGGACCGGTTCTTCGCCACGCTCGTCGTCGCAGCCGCGCTCACGCTCCTCTACAAGTTCATCCCGAACGCCCCCGTCTCCTGGCCCTCCGCCGCGTTCGCGGCGGGGATCGTCGCGCTCCTCCTGCGCGTCATCAAGGTGGGTTTCGCGCTGTACTTCAGGCTGTTCCCGACGATCAACATCATCTACGGATCCCTCTCGCTCGTCCTCCTGCTGCTGATCGCCCTCTTCCTCTTCTGGGAGCTCGTGCTCGCGGGCGTCGAACTCACGTTCGTCCTCGACGCCGGCCGCATCGCGACGCTGAGCCGGGAGGGCGAAGGCCGGGCGGAGCTCGCCGTTCGGCTCCTGCTGCGGGCGGCGAAGTCGCCCGCCCGTCTCGAAGATCTCCAGAGGGACCTCGGCCGCCCGTCGGGGGAAATCGACCCGCTCGCCGCGCAGCTCCGCGAGGACGGGCTCCTCGACGGGGCGCGCGAAGAGGCTTTCCACGTCGCGCTCCCCCTCGGCGAGATCCCGCTCTCGCGCGTCGTCACCGCGGTTTCCCCCGACCTTCTCTGCGTGGGCCCGGAGGGCGCCGACCGCGTCGCGCGGATCCTCCGCCGCTCTTTCCGGAAGCTCACCGCCGAGCGCGACTTCGTCCTGAACGTCACGCTCGGCGACATCGCCGGCCGGCGGTGA